The following proteins are encoded in a genomic region of Pyrus communis chromosome 11, drPyrComm1.1, whole genome shotgun sequence:
- the LOC137707916 gene encoding vacuolar protein-sorting-associated protein 11 homolog, giving the protein MYQWRKFEFFEEKLAGKCAIPEEVEGKIECCSSGRGKVVIGCDDGTLSFLDRGLNFSYGFQAHSSSALFLQQLKQRNYLVTIGEDDQITPQQSAMCLKVFDLDRMQSEGSSSSTTSPDCIGILRIFTNQFPEAKITSFLVLEEAPPILLIAIGLDNGSIYCIKGDIARERITRFKLQVENLSDKSQSSVTGLGFRVDGQALQLFAVTPSSVSLFILQNQPSNTRRQTLDQIGSNVNSVAMSDRSELIIGRPEAVYFYEVDGRGPCWAFEGEKKFLGWFRGYLLCVIADQRNSSNTFNIYDLKNRLIAHSLVVKEVSHMLCEWGNIILIMADKSALCIGEKDMESKLDMLFKKNLYTVAINLVQSQQADAAATAEVLRKYGDHLYSKQDYDEAMAQYIHTIGHLEPSYVIQKFLDAQRIYNLTNYLEKLHEKGLASKDHTTLLLNCYTKLKDVEKLNVFIKSEDGIGEHKFDVETAIRVCRATNYHEHAMYVAKKAGKHEWYLKILLEDLGRYEEALQYISSLEPSQAGATVEEYGKILIEHKPVETIEILIRLCTEDGESSKRGAANGAYLTMLPSPVDFLNIFIHHLPWLMDFLEKYTNKVKDSPAQVEIHNTLLELYLSNDLSFPSLSQASNGEGLNLRARSGAAATSRSQSNGKLFADTKDSNKEKDRLEKQEKGLRLLKSAWPSDLEHPLYDVDLAIILCEMNAFKEGLLYLYEKLKLYKEVIACYMQAHDHGGLIACCKRLGDSGKGGDPTLWADLLKYFGELGEDCSKEVKEVLTYIERDDILPPIIVLQTLSRNPCLTLSVIKDYIARKLEQESKLIEEDRRAIEKYQETTSAMRNEIQDLRTNARIFQLSKCTACTFTLDLPAVHFMCIHSFHQRCLGDNEKECPVCAPEYKSVLETKRSLEQNSKDQDRFFQQVKSSKDGFSVIAEYFGKGVISKTTNGSTGAS; this is encoded by the exons ATGTACCAGTGGAGGAAATTCGAGTTCTTCGAGGAGAAATTGGCGGGAAAGTGCGCGATTCCCGAGGAAGTGGAAGGGAAGATCGAGTGTTGCTCGAGCGGCAGAGGGAAGGTGGTGATCGGCTGCGACGACGGCACACTCAGCTTCCTCGACCGCGGCCTCAACTTCAGCTACGGATTCCAAGCTCACTCCTCCTCCGCGCTTTTCCTTCAGCAGCTCAAG CAACGCAACTATTTGGTGACAATTGGAGAAGATGATCAAATTACTCCGCAGCAATCGGCAATGTGCCTCAAGGTTTTCGACCTGGATAGGATGCAGTCCGAGGGCTCGAGCTCAAGCACAACGAGCCCTGATTGCATTGGAATCTTGAGGATATTCACTAACCAATTTCCTGAAGCAAAG ATTACATCGTTTTTAGTACTAGAGGAAGCACCTCCGATATTGCTTATAGCTATTGGATTAGATAATGGCTCAATTTACTGCATTAAAGGGGATATTGCACGAGAGCGAATAACCCGGTTCAAGCTTCAGGTGGAAAACCTTTCTGACAAGAGCCAATCCTCGGTTACGGGACTGGGGTTCAGAGTGGACGGTCAAGCGCTTCAGTTGTTTGCTGTGACTCCGTCTTCTGTGAGCTTGTTCATCTTGCAGAATCAACCCTCAAACACAAGGAGGCAGACCCTAGATCAGATTGGAAGTAATGTGAACAGTGTTGCAATGAGTGATCGCTCG GAGTTGATAATTGGTCGACCTGAGGCGGTTTACTTTTATGAAGTTGATGGGCGTGGACCATGTTGGGCTTTTGAAGGAGAAAAGAAATTTTTAGGGTGGTTTCGTGGATACCTTCTTTGTGTTATTGCAGATCAAAGAAATAGCAGCAACACTTTCAACATTTATGACCTGAAGAACCGTTTAATTGCTCACAGCCTAGTGGTTAAAGAGGTTTCTCACATGCTTTGTGAATGGGGTAATATAATACTTATCATGGCTGACAAGTCAGCTTTGTGCATTGGGGAGAAGGATATGGAGAGCAAGTTAGATATGCTCTTTAAGAAGAATCTTTACACTGTTGCCATCAACCTTGTTCAAAGTCAGCAAGCGGATGCTGCCGCAACTGCAGAAGTGCTGAGGAAGTATGGGGATCATCTATATAGCAAGCAAGATTATGATGAGGCAATGGCCCAGTATATCCATACCATTGGTCACCTTGAGCCTTCTTATGTGATACAGAAGTTTCTAGATGCACAACGAATCTACAACCTGACAAATTACTTGGAAAAATTGCATGAGAAGGGGCTTGCTTCCAAAGATCATACCACTCTTCTACTGAATTGCTACACCAAATTGAAAGATGTTGAGAAGCTAAATGTGTTCATTAAAAGTGAGGATGGTATTGGGGAACATAAATTTGATGTGGAGACTGCAATAAGAGTCTGCCGTGCTACCAATTACCATGAGCATGCAATGTATGTTGCTAAAAAGGCTGGGAAGCACGAATGGTATTTAAAGATCTTACTTGAAGATCTTGGCCGATATGAGGAAGCCTTGCAATATATTTCAAGCCTTGAACCAAGCCAAGCTGGAGCGACAGTGGAAGAGTATGGTAAGATTCTTATAGAGCACAAGCCTGTGGAAACAATTGAGATACTCATAAGGCTGTGCACTGAGGATGGCGAATCATCCAAGAGAGGAGCTGCTAATGGTGCGTACTTGACAATGCTGCCATCTCCAGTTGATTTTCTCAACATCTTCATCCATCATCTTCCCTGGCTTATGGATTTTCTTGAAAAATATACCAACAAGGTCAAGGACTCTCCTGCTCAAGTAGAAATCCATAACACACTCTTGGAGTTGTACTTGTCCAATGACTTGAGCTTCCCATCATTATCACAAGCTAGCAATGGCGAAGGTCTGAATCTCAGGGCTAGATCAGGTGCAGCTGCAACGTCAAGAAGCCAGTCCAATGGGAAATTGTTTGCTGATACCAAAGATTCAAACAAGGAAAAGGACCGTTTGGAAAAGCAAGAGAAAGGGCTACGACTTCTTAAGAGCGCATGGCCATCTGACCTGGAACATCCGCTTTATGATGTTGACCTTGCCATAATTCTTTGTGAAATGAATGCATTTAAGGAAGGCCTTCTATATCTCTATGAAAAATTGAAACTCTATAAGGAGGTGATTGCTTGCTACATGCAAGCTCATGACCATGGGGGTTTGATTGCATGCTGCAAACGACTAGGGGATTCAGGTAAGGGCGGGGACCCAACTCTTTGGGCAGATCTGCTAAAATATTTTGGTGAACTTGGAGAAGATTGCTCCAAAGAAGTGAAGGAAGTTTTGACATATATAGAAAGGGATGACATATTGCCTCCTATCATTGTTCTTCAAACACTATCCAGAAATCCATGTCTCACACTCTCTGTCATTAAGGATTACATTGCTAGAAAGCTTGAACAAGAATCAAAATTGATTGAAGAGGACCGTCGAGCAATTGAGAAGTATCAG GAAACCACGTCGGCAATGAGAAACGAAATTCAGGATCTTAGGACAAATGCCAGAATCTTTCAGCTCAGCAAGTGTACCGCATGCACTTTCACCCTCGATCTCCCGGCTGTACATTTTATGTGTATCCACTCGTTCCATCAGCGTTGCCTCGGCGATAATGAGAAGGAATGTCCTGTGTGTGCTCCTGAATACAAATCTGTTCTTGAAACAAAAAGAAGTCTAGAGCAGAACTCCAAAGATCAGGATCGGTTCTTCCAGCAAGTTAAAAGTTCAAAGGATGGTTTTTCTGTGATCGCCGAGTATTTTGGGAAGGGGGTGATCAGCAAAACCACTAATGGATCCACAGGTGCTTCTTGA